One window from the genome of Jeotgalibaca sp. MA1X17-3 encodes:
- the def gene encoding peptide deformylase has product MIKMDDVVREGHSALRTKAEEISFPLTEENQKLAADMMEFLENSQDDELAEKYELRAGVGLAAPQLALSKRMIALLIPGEYEDDPPALKQVMINPKVISHSVESACLKDGEGCLSVDREIPGFVVRHSRITVTYFDVNGTSYKKRFKGYPAIVLQHEIDHLNGVMFYDYINEKDPFALKDEVTIIE; this is encoded by the coding sequence ATGATTAAAATGGACGATGTTGTCCGCGAGGGTCACTCCGCATTACGCACAAAAGCGGAAGAAATTAGCTTTCCATTAACGGAAGAGAATCAAAAGCTTGCTGCAGACATGATGGAATTTTTAGAAAATAGTCAAGATGATGAACTTGCAGAAAAATATGAGTTGCGTGCCGGTGTTGGTTTGGCTGCTCCTCAGTTGGCTCTTTCAAAACGAATGATTGCTTTACTAATCCCTGGAGAATATGAAGATGATCCTCCTGCTTTGAAGCAAGTCATGATTAATCCTAAAGTGATTAGCCATTCTGTTGAAAGTGCTTGTCTAAAAGATGGGGAAGGTTGCTTATCCGTAGACCGAGAAATTCCTGGATTTGTTGTACGTCACAGCCGAATTACCGTTACTTACTTTGACGTAAATGGAACGTCCTATAAAAAACGTTTTAAAGGTTATCCTGCAATTGTTTTACAACATGAAATTGATCACTTGAACGGAGTAATGTTTTACGATTACATCAACGAAAAAGATCCTTTTGCTTTAAAAGACGAAGTTACCATTATAGAATAA